A single genomic interval of Halobacillus halophilus DSM 2266 harbors:
- the ctaF gene encoding cytochrome c oxidase subunit IVB, with protein MANSSHSKPTRQMEYEKKQHKEEMKQQVITFVLMILFTFVAFGMVIMEVNSYFVIPTLIILAIVQVAFQLYYFMHMKNKGHNMPALMMYGGAAVAGLTIITFSSIIWW; from the coding sequence ATGGCAAATAGCTCCCATTCGAAGCCAACAAGACAGATGGAATATGAAAAGAAGCAGCATAAAGAGGAGATGAAGCAGCAGGTTATCACCTTTGTGCTTATGATTCTGTTTACCTTTGTAGCTTTTGGCATGGTGATCATGGAAGTGAATTCCTATTTCGTCATCCCAACGTTAATTATCCTGGCTATTGTACAGGTGGCATTCCAGCTTTATTACTTCATGCACATGAAGAATAAAGGACATAATATGCCTGCCTTAATGATGTATGGTGGCGCTGCGGTAGCGGGACTTACCATTATCACTTTTTCCTCCATTATTTGGTGGTAA
- a CDS encoding cytochrome c oxidase subunit 3: MSHEDVLNPKHMPHDPEKATLEGKNKFLAFWFFLGGETVLFASLFGTYIALNSSTVGENTPEHLFGLELVFLMTMLLLTSSLTSVYAMYHMKNHDFRKMQTWLAITVLLGLAFLGFEIYEFFHYVHEYEFTFGSSAFASAFYTLVGFHGGHVLFGLSWIVTLMIRNQKRGLNLYNAPKFYVASLYWHFIDVVWVFIFTVVYLMGKVG; encoded by the coding sequence ATGAGTCATGAAGATGTATTGAATCCAAAGCATATGCCGCATGATCCGGAAAAAGCCACCCTTGAAGGTAAAAATAAATTTCTTGCTTTTTGGTTTTTTCTAGGCGGAGAGACTGTATTGTTCGCCAGTCTATTCGGCACCTACATTGCTTTAAACAGTTCTACCGTAGGGGAAAACACCCCTGAACACTTGTTTGGTCTTGAACTCGTCTTTTTAATGACCATGTTACTTTTAACAAGTTCCCTCACAAGTGTGTATGCCATGTATCATATGAAGAATCACGATTTTCGTAAGATGCAGACATGGTTAGCTATTACCGTTCTTTTAGGTCTGGCTTTCTTAGGTTTTGAGATTTATGAGTTTTTCCATTATGTTCATGAGTACGAGTTTACCTTTGGGTCCTCGGCCTTCGCTTCGGCCTTTTATACATTGGTTGGATTTCACGGAGGACACGTTTTGTTTGGACTTTCCTGGATCGTTACGTTAATGATCCGAAATCAAAAACGCGGCTTGAATTTATATAACGCTCCGAAATTCTATGTAGCAAGCCTTTACTGGCACTTCATTGATGTCGTATGGGTGTTTATCTTCACAGTCGTTTACCTTATGGGAAAGGTGGGTTAA
- the ctaG gene encoding cytochrome c oxidase assembly factor CtaG: MWLELQIFGFRALWSPFYLLFVCLLAALYFYITGPKRPEGAEQPSISQQVMFYSGMVLLYVVKGSPVDLLGHIMFTAHMTQMALYYLLFPILVIKGLPSWIWKKLFQVKGLGNILRFFTKPLLSLLLFNGLFSLYHMPVIFDYAKSDEVAHAIITTVILFTAFVMWVSVFPPLEELNRLSPIMKIGFIFANGVLITPACGLIIFAGTPLYDTYSQSGAWIQAMSLCVPANVLNDIAANLSGPSYFTPMPLVEDQQLGGIIMKITQEIIFGAIIAYIFFSWFNQERNTIDPMPAHIPSES, from the coding sequence ATGTGGTTAGAACTTCAAATATTCGGCTTCCGAGCATTATGGAGTCCTTTTTATTTACTATTTGTCTGTTTGTTAGCGGCTCTATACTTTTATATAACGGGACCAAAAAGACCGGAAGGGGCTGAACAGCCTTCTATATCACAACAAGTGATGTTCTATTCAGGTATGGTTCTGCTTTACGTAGTCAAAGGGTCTCCTGTAGATCTATTAGGCCATATTATGTTTACGGCCCATATGACGCAGATGGCCCTTTATTATCTGTTATTTCCGATACTCGTCATTAAAGGCTTGCCATCCTGGATTTGGAAGAAGCTTTTCCAAGTAAAAGGACTGGGAAATATACTACGGTTTTTCACGAAGCCTCTATTGTCGCTTCTATTATTTAACGGTTTATTTTCTCTTTACCACATGCCTGTTATTTTTGACTATGCCAAATCTGATGAAGTCGCGCATGCTATTATTACGACGGTCATCCTGTTTACCGCTTTTGTGATGTGGGTATCTGTGTTTCCTCCATTAGAGGAGTTAAACAGACTAAGCCCGATCATGAAGATTGGTTTTATCTTTGCCAATGGAGTACTAATAACTCCTGCGTGTGGATTAATCATTTTTGCAGGAACTCCTTTATACGACACCTATTCCCAATCCGGGGCATGGATTCAGGCGATGAGTTTATGTGTGCCCGCTAACGTACTAAATGATATTGCAGCAAACTTAAGCGGCCCAAGTTACTTTACGCCGATGCCCCTAGTTGAAGATCAGCAACTGGGCGGGATCATCATGAAAATTACTCAAGAAATAATTTTCGGAGCGATCATTGCCTATATATTCTTCAGCTGGTTTAACCAGGAGAGAAATACAATTGATCCAATGCCTGCTCATATACCAAGCGAATCATAA
- the ctaD gene encoding cytochrome c oxidase subunit I, translating to MSTTAAQNGGLGAAIWDYLTTVDHKKIAHLYLVAGGLFFLIGGLEAMLIRIQLMKPDNNFISAGLYNEMITMHGTTMIFLAAMPLIFALMNAVVPLQIGARDVAFPFLNSLGFWLFLFGGLLLNVSWFTGGAPDAGWTNYAPLSTTSPGHGVDYYVMGLQISGAGTLIGGINFLVTIVNMRAPGMTYMRMPLFTWSTFVTSTLILFAFPALTVGLFLMMFDRMFGAAFFDVAKGGNVIIWEHLFWIFGHPEVYILILPLFGAFSDIFSTFSKKRLFGYSAMVFATVLIGFLGFMVWAHHMFTVGMGPIANSIFAVATMAIAVPTGIKIFNWLFTMWGGQIRMTSAMLWSVAFIPSFTIGGMTGVMLAAAAADFQYHDTYFVVGHFHYVIVGGVVFGIFAALHYWWPKMFGKVLNEKLGKLAFWPFFIGFHLTFFIQHFLGLMGMPRRYWVFLEGQGLEAGNMISTIGAFLMAIGSVIFLINIVYTAVKEKKVSGDPWDGRTLEWTMPSPPPHYNFVQTPLVRGLDPLWVEKTEGKEGMTPAEPLGDIHMPNASILPFTMSLGLFIAGFGFIYQTDDKTWLVAAVIGMGITLGSMLIRSLKDDLGHHIHKEELEEDIKKGVGK from the coding sequence GTGAGTACTACAGCAGCGCAAAATGGTGGGCTCGGCGCTGCGATTTGGGATTACTTGACTACTGTAGACCATAAGAAGATTGCACATCTTTACTTGGTAGCAGGCGGTCTGTTCTTCTTAATCGGCGGGCTCGAAGCCATGTTAATACGAATTCAATTGATGAAACCAGATAACAATTTCATCTCTGCCGGGCTTTATAATGAAATGATTACGATGCATGGTACAACCATGATTTTCTTAGCAGCCATGCCGCTTATATTCGCTTTAATGAATGCGGTGGTTCCACTGCAGATAGGAGCGCGCGACGTAGCGTTTCCATTCTTGAACTCATTAGGGTTCTGGCTGTTTCTTTTTGGTGGCCTATTGCTAAACGTTTCCTGGTTTACAGGAGGGGCTCCTGATGCTGGGTGGACGAACTATGCACCGCTATCTACCACATCACCGGGCCATGGAGTCGATTATTATGTGATGGGGCTTCAGATTTCAGGGGCTGGTACATTAATTGGTGGTATTAACTTCCTGGTAACCATCGTTAACATGAGGGCACCAGGTATGACTTACATGCGTATGCCGCTGTTTACTTGGTCTACGTTTGTTACAAGTACACTAATTCTATTCGCATTCCCTGCATTGACTGTAGGATTGTTCCTTATGATGTTTGACCGTATGTTTGGTGCTGCCTTCTTCGATGTAGCGAAAGGCGGAAACGTCATTATTTGGGAGCACTTATTCTGGATATTCGGACACCCGGAAGTTTATATCTTAATTCTTCCTCTGTTCGGAGCATTTAGTGATATATTCTCAACTTTTTCTAAAAAGCGATTGTTCGGTTACTCAGCGATGGTCTTCGCAACCGTTTTGATTGGTTTCCTTGGTTTCATGGTGTGGGCTCACCATATGTTTACCGTAGGTATGGGACCAATCGCTAACTCCATCTTTGCTGTAGCAACGATGGCAATTGCTGTTCCGACAGGGATCAAAATATTTAACTGGCTCTTCACGATGTGGGGCGGACAGATAAGAATGACCTCAGCTATGCTCTGGTCTGTAGCGTTCATTCCTTCCTTTACTATCGGAGGGATGACGGGTGTTATGCTTGCAGCGGCAGCAGCTGACTTTCAGTACCATGATACTTATTTCGTAGTTGGTCACTTCCACTACGTTATCGTTGGTGGTGTAGTCTTTGGTATATTTGCAGCATTACATTACTGGTGGCCGAAAATGTTTGGTAAAGTACTTAATGAAAAGCTTGGTAAATTGGCATTCTGGCCATTTTTCATCGGGTTCCACCTAACGTTCTTTATCCAACACTTCCTTGGTCTAATGGGAATGCCGCGTCGTTACTGGGTCTTCCTTGAGGGACAAGGACTTGAAGCTGGTAATATGATTAGTACGATTGGCGCTTTCTTAATGGCTATTGGTTCCGTTATCTTCTTAATCAACATTGTTTACACAGCCGTTAAGGAGAAGAAAGTGAGTGGGGATCCTTGGGATGGTCGTACGCTAGAATGGACGATGCCTTCACCGCCACCTCACTACAACTTCGTACAAACACCTTTAGTACGTGGTTTAGATCCGCTATGGGTTGAAAAAACAGAAGGTAAAGAAGGAATGACTCCAGCAGAGCCACTTGGTGACATTCACATGCCTAACGCTTCCATCCTGCCTTTCACCATGTCCTTAGGTCTATTCATCGCCGGTTTTGGATTTATTTATCAAACGGATGATAAAACATGGCTCGTGGCAGCCGTGATCGGTATGGGTATTACACTAGGTTCAATGTTGATTCGTTCCTTGAAAGATGATCTTGGACACCATATTCATAAAGAAGAGCTGGAAGAAGATATTAAGAAGGGGGTTGGCAAATAA